From Candidatus Sphingomonas colombiensis, one genomic window encodes:
- a CDS encoding TonB-dependent receptor, with amino-acid sequence MIERGISRRAGAMMLGASLMTIALIAPAQAQELPAADGPAAAAEDIVVTGSRIQRRDAAAVGPLLTITADDIAKSGSVSAGDLLQKLPSAGVSLNSNGTQGTSYGASSINLRYLGGSEGSGNRVLVLVDGHRWVDAVGQRGFRDFVDLNTIPMGMIEGMEVLKDGASAIYGADAIAGVVNIKTIRPFDGIRGSTRMGVTDKGDGSEYSATLNVGKRFGRASIILSGSYYKSQPIRTDARPLTTTSLVPVTTPGTSPSGLYILPGLASNGYFGTPAGFAGSSAPVALNSPGTIYGAGASADNAFHTASLPGDYYNTQAQGIYSAGPSQRYGIYGRFDYELADNLNFKFEGMYNERKSDQLFSPVLLDIGGTAGTVRGFYIPNNQAFNPFGTANGVPAANALGFAANSAFRIRKVMSDVGNRDNIQNVQTWRIAAGLDGSFNLFGNNWHWDAFGSYSKNHIDSTALNGINYDNLYLALGNPATCAATAGCVPVNLFGPMTAAQANYIRFTTRESNYTELLNGTVNATGTLFSLPAGEVALAVGYEYRRNRGVDNPDPIANAAPTYLNGALYTKTTAQTRTATSGSYDLHEVYGELSVPVLKDSPLGKSLDLSLAGRYSRYSTVGGKATFKGGAGYRPIEGVLLRGTYAQGFRAPSILELYQGARQTSFQGTDPCNGGASAHATLPGCAGVPTGYNQANYNLNGLIPGVISGNRNLRPETSDSISAGIALTPLRGLSLTVDYYNIKIKNAIAAQSATQILQLCAQRAGVFCDLVQRDAGTGAILNLLQGSQNLNSIKTDGVDATLRYDFSTSIGRIGAVLDASYLNSFRTVSPDPATGGTIIDERAGKGDQPRATYPHWKGAASLNWDGEGANATLRARYIGSSTDVVNPVKDARTSAVTYIDAEIGFDVAEGRTRFGLGVNNLFDTQPPASYANAPINYDIYTYDARGRFLYARFSVKL; translated from the coding sequence ATGATCGAACGGGGAATTTCGAGGCGCGCTGGCGCGATGATGCTGGGCGCGAGCCTGATGACGATCGCACTGATCGCACCGGCTCAGGCGCAGGAACTGCCAGCGGCAGACGGCCCGGCGGCGGCAGCGGAAGACATCGTGGTCACCGGCTCGCGCATCCAGCGGCGCGATGCGGCGGCGGTCGGCCCTCTCCTCACGATCACGGCGGACGATATCGCCAAGTCGGGCAGCGTCAGCGCGGGCGATCTGTTGCAGAAGCTCCCATCCGCCGGTGTCAGCCTGAACTCGAACGGCACGCAGGGCACATCCTACGGCGCTTCGTCGATCAATCTGCGCTATCTCGGCGGGAGCGAGGGCAGCGGCAACCGCGTGCTCGTGCTCGTCGACGGCCATCGCTGGGTCGATGCGGTCGGTCAGCGCGGTTTCCGTGACTTCGTCGATCTCAACACGATCCCGATGGGGATGATCGAGGGTATGGAGGTGCTGAAGGACGGCGCCTCGGCAATCTATGGTGCGGACGCGATCGCGGGCGTCGTCAACATCAAGACGATCCGCCCGTTCGACGGCATTCGCGGCTCGACCCGCATGGGCGTTACCGACAAGGGCGATGGGTCCGAATATTCCGCGACGCTGAACGTCGGCAAGCGCTTCGGCCGCGCCTCGATCATCCTGTCGGGCAGCTATTACAAGTCCCAGCCGATCCGCACCGACGCGCGCCCGCTGACCACCACCTCGCTGGTGCCGGTGACGACGCCGGGCACCAGCCCGTCCGGCCTCTATATCCTGCCGGGCCTAGCCTCGAACGGCTATTTCGGCACGCCTGCAGGTTTTGCGGGATCGAGTGCGCCGGTCGCACTCAACTCGCCGGGCACGATCTATGGCGCGGGCGCCAGCGCGGACAATGCGTTCCACACCGCTTCGCTGCCGGGTGATTATTACAACACGCAGGCGCAGGGTATCTATTCGGCTGGCCCGTCACAGCGTTACGGGATCTACGGTCGGTTCGATTATGAGCTCGCGGACAACCTGAACTTCAAGTTCGAGGGGATGTATAACGAGCGCAAATCGGATCAGCTGTTCTCGCCGGTGCTGCTCGATATCGGCGGGACCGCCGGCACGGTGCGCGGGTTCTACATTCCGAACAACCAGGCGTTCAATCCGTTCGGGACCGCCAATGGCGTGCCCGCCGCCAACGCGCTCGGTTTCGCGGCCAACTCCGCGTTCCGCATCCGCAAGGTAATGAGCGACGTCGGCAATCGCGACAATATCCAGAACGTGCAGACCTGGCGCATCGCCGCCGGACTCGACGGGTCGTTCAACCTGTTCGGCAACAATTGGCACTGGGATGCATTCGGCAGCTATTCGAAGAACCATATTGATTCGACCGCGCTGAACGGCATCAACTACGACAATCTGTATTTGGCGCTGGGCAATCCGGCGACCTGTGCGGCCACGGCAGGCTGCGTGCCGGTCAACCTCTTCGGGCCGATGACGGCGGCGCAAGCGAACTATATCCGATTCACCACGCGTGAATCGAATTATACCGAGCTGCTGAACGGCACCGTCAACGCCACTGGCACCTTGTTCTCGTTGCCGGCGGGCGAGGTCGCGCTCGCGGTGGGTTATGAATATCGCCGCAATCGTGGCGTCGACAATCCCGATCCCATCGCCAATGCCGCGCCCACCTATCTGAACGGCGCGCTCTATACCAAGACCACCGCGCAGACCCGGACCGCGACCAGCGGCAGCTATGATCTGCATGAGGTCTATGGCGAATTGTCGGTGCCGGTCCTCAAGGATTCGCCGCTGGGCAAGAGCCTCGATCTGAGCCTCGCCGGGCGTTATTCGCGTTATTCGACGGTTGGCGGCAAGGCGACGTTCAAGGGCGGCGCCGGCTATCGCCCGATCGAGGGCGTGCTGCTGCGCGGCACCTATGCGCAGGGCTTCCGCGCACCATCGATCCTCGAACTCTATCAGGGCGCGCGGCAGACCAGCTTCCAGGGCACCGATCCGTGCAACGGCGGGGCGTCGGCACATGCGACGCTGCCGGGCTGCGCGGGCGTGCCCACCGGCTACAATCAGGCCAATTACAATCTGAACGGCCTGATCCCCGGCGTGATCAGCGGCAATCGCAACCTGCGGCCGGAAACCTCCGACAGCATCAGCGCCGGCATCGCGCTGACCCCGCTGCGCGGGCTTTCGCTGACGGTCGATTATTACAACATCAAGATCAAGAACGCGATCGCGGCACAATCGGCGACGCAGATCCTGCAACTCTGCGCGCAGCGTGCGGGCGTGTTCTGCGATCTCGTCCAGCGTGACGCCGGCACGGGCGCGATCCTGAACCTGTTGCAGGGATCGCAGAACCTCAATTCGATCAAGACCGACGGCGTGGATGCGACGTTGCGTTACGACTTCTCGACCTCGATCGGGCGGATCGGCGCGGTGCTCGATGCCTCGTATCTCAACTCGTTCCGTACCGTGTCGCCCGATCCGGCGACTGGCGGCACGATCATCGACGAGCGTGCCGGCAAGGGCGATCAACCCCGCGCAACCTATCCGCACTGGAAGGGCGCGGCGTCGCTCAACTGGGACGGCGAGGGCGCGAACGCCACGCTGCGCGCGCGCTACATCGGCAGCAGCACTGATGTCGTGAACCCGGTGAAGGACGCGCGTACCAGCGCGGTGACCTATATCGATGCGGAGATCGGTTTCGACGTGGCGGAGGGGCGCACGCGCTTCGGCCTCGGCGTGAACAATCTGTTCGATACCCAGCCGCCGGCGTCCTATGCCAACGCGCCGATCAATTATGACATCTACACCTATGACGCGCGTGGACGGTTCCTTTACGCCCGTTTCTCGGTGAAGTTGTAA
- a CDS encoding YfcC family protein, whose protein sequence is MTGPAAGGQGRHHGSLDPVLMMLAAMILAIALTWIIPSGEHQRVSDKENAPVIAGTYQGLPKPVGLDSLLPGKPREGEARPVSPVALATSIPAGLKKSAPLIFMILALGGMFGVMRSTGALDAGIQRLIGVSRGRMVILVPVLMLAFSAGSTFLGMISEYLLLIPVMVALAGRLGRSPMFGFALLTLAAKVGYLASVTSPVALLIAQPIVNVPVFSGLGFRLAIWVVFLTIAMLYVLREGRVVSTPAPIENERLSSRHLSILLIAGATLALLVVGSLKFGWHDGEFTALFIAAAAAMVVAARVPARAGVTLFVDGMKAMMLAALLVGMGRAVEVILRDGQILDTIIEAVSSGIHGLSPVIVAPIVMGVEMILTLLIPSTSAKAALSIPVLGPIAASAGVSGQTTVLAFLLGNGLVNMLAPTSGMLLAYLAAAGIPYNRWFRFAAPLFGLLTLLSIVALMIAVLIGY, encoded by the coding sequence ATGACGGGACCGGCGGCAGGCGGGCAGGGCAGGCACCATGGATCGCTCGATCCCGTGCTGATGATGCTGGCGGCGATGATCCTCGCGATCGCGCTGACCTGGATCATCCCGTCCGGTGAACATCAGCGCGTTTCCGACAAGGAAAACGCGCCGGTGATCGCCGGCACCTATCAGGGGCTCCCCAAGCCGGTGGGGCTGGACAGCCTGTTGCCGGGAAAGCCCCGCGAAGGTGAGGCGCGGCCGGTAAGCCCGGTCGCGCTCGCCACCTCCATTCCGGCGGGGCTGAAGAAGTCGGCGCCGCTGATCTTCATGATCCTCGCGCTCGGCGGCATGTTTGGCGTGATGCGCTCTACCGGCGCGCTCGATGCCGGCATCCAGCGACTGATCGGGGTCAGTCGCGGGCGGATGGTGATCCTCGTGCCGGTGCTGATGCTCGCCTTCTCGGCGGGCAGCACCTTCCTCGGCATGATTTCCGAATATCTGTTGCTCATTCCGGTGATGGTCGCGCTGGCCGGACGGCTCGGGCGCAGTCCGATGTTCGGCTTCGCGCTGCTGACGCTCGCGGCAAAGGTGGGATATCTCGCCTCGGTCACCAGCCCGGTCGCGCTGCTGATCGCGCAGCCGATCGTCAACGTGCCGGTATTCAGCGGGCTGGGGTTCCGGCTCGCGATCTGGGTCGTCTTCCTGACGATCGCGATGCTTTATGTGCTGCGTGAAGGGCGCGTGGTCTCAACCCCGGCACCGATCGAGAACGAGCGGCTGTCATCGCGCCATCTGTCGATCCTGCTGATCGCCGGTGCGACGCTCGCGCTGCTGGTGGTGGGGTCGCTCAAGTTCGGCTGGCACGATGGCGAGTTCACCGCTTTGTTCATCGCTGCCGCCGCCGCGATGGTGGTTGCGGCGCGGGTGCCGGCGCGTGCCGGTGTCACGCTGTTCGTCGACGGCATGAAGGCGATGATGCTCGCCGCACTGCTGGTGGGCATGGGCCGTGCGGTGGAGGTGATCCTGCGCGACGGGCAGATCCTCGATACGATCATCGAGGCGGTGTCCTCGGGCATCCACGGACTGTCGCCGGTGATCGTCGCGCCGATCGTGATGGGCGTGGAGATGATCCTTACGCTGCTGATCCCCTCGACCTCCGCGAAGGCCGCGCTCAGCATTCCGGTGCTTGGCCCGATCGCTGCATCGGCGGGCGTGTCCGGGCAAACGACGGTGCTCGCGTTCCTGCTCGGCAACGGGCTGGTCAATATGCTCGCGCCGACTTCGGGGATGCTGCTCGCCTATCTCGCGGCTGCGGGCATTCCGTATAACCGCTGGTTCCGCTTTGCGGCGCCGCTGTTCGGATTGCTGACCTTGCTCTCGATCGTGGCGCTGATGATCGCCGTGCTGATCGGATATTGA
- a CDS encoding CocE/NonD family hydrolase, with protein sequence MTTIPRARELGDRMVPMRDGVHLATDIYLPEGRGPFPVLLERTPYDKRGTNHGDLTADSPETRSKPEIARWFADAGYAFVLQDCRGRFRSEGVFTKYLSEAEDGADTLEWLLAQPWCDGRIGTLGLSYGAHVQNALACLDPPGLAAMFLDSGGFSSAYHGGARQGGAFELKQLTWARKHALLSPETAADPARRAALKRESIEEWIGRRWRLGYSPLTAAPEYEAYVVEQWDNDRLTDFWKQRGIYALDSYGDYADVPAVHMSSWYDPYSQTAIDNFTGLAPIKRGPIKLVLGPWTHGQRSVTYSGDADFGPAATLDGNVGPDYFTLRRDWFDRHMLGRAEAPEHLPAPVRIFVMGGGSGRRTPEGRLDHGGAWRDEQEWPLARAGDVAMFMHRDGVLRLTPPAAGAEPLSYDFDPADPVPTIGGAIASGAPVMYAGGYDQRETAELFGARHPGRALADRDDVLVFETEPLARDTEVTGSIVAHLHVSSTAVDTDFTIKLVDVYPANADYPEGYALNLAHGILRARFRNSFEHPQPLEPGKVHAVTIRAFPTSNLFRAGNRIRVEVSSSNFPHFDVNPNSDWRVPDAPAQIARNSIFVDRRYPSRVVLPIVPDADG encoded by the coding sequence ATGACGACGATTCCGCGCGCCCGTGAACTGGGCGATCGCATGGTGCCGATGCGCGACGGCGTACATCTGGCGACGGACATCTATCTGCCCGAAGGTCGGGGGCCCTTCCCGGTGCTGCTGGAGCGCACGCCATATGACAAGCGCGGCACCAACCACGGCGATTTAACTGCGGACAGCCCCGAAACGCGCTCCAAGCCGGAAATCGCGCGCTGGTTCGCGGATGCCGGCTATGCGTTCGTGTTGCAGGATTGCCGCGGCCGCTTCCGCTCGGAAGGCGTGTTCACCAAGTATCTGAGCGAGGCGGAAGACGGGGCGGACACGCTCGAATGGCTGCTCGCCCAGCCATGGTGCGACGGGCGCATCGGCACGCTCGGCCTGTCCTATGGCGCGCACGTCCAGAATGCGCTGGCCTGCCTTGATCCGCCAGGGCTGGCGGCGATGTTCCTCGATTCCGGGGGCTTCTCCAGCGCCTATCACGGCGGCGCGCGACAGGGTGGGGCGTTCGAGCTGAAGCAGCTCACCTGGGCGCGAAAGCATGCGCTGCTGTCACCCGAAACCGCCGCCGATCCGGCGCGGCGCGCGGCGCTGAAGCGGGAATCGATCGAGGAATGGATCGGGCGCCGATGGCGCCTCGGATATTCGCCGCTAACCGCCGCGCCCGAATATGAAGCCTATGTCGTCGAGCAGTGGGACAATGACCGGCTGACCGATTTCTGGAAGCAGCGCGGCATCTACGCGCTGGACAGCTATGGCGACTATGCCGACGTGCCGGCGGTGCACATGTCGAGCTGGTACGATCCTTACTCGCAGACCGCGATCGACAATTTTACCGGGCTCGCCCCGATCAAACGCGGGCCGATCAAGCTGGTGCTCGGGCCGTGGACTCATGGTCAGCGATCGGTAACCTATTCGGGTGACGCGGATTTCGGCCCGGCCGCGACGCTCGACGGGAATGTCGGGCCGGACTATTTCACGCTGCGACGCGACTGGTTCGATCGGCATATGCTGGGCCGCGCCGAAGCCCCCGAGCATCTGCCCGCGCCGGTCCGCATCTTCGTGATGGGCGGCGGCAGCGGTCGGCGCACGCCGGAGGGGCGGCTCGATCATGGCGGCGCGTGGCGAGACGAGCAGGAATGGCCGCTGGCGCGCGCTGGCGACGTGGCGATGTTCATGCATCGTGACGGCGTGTTGCGGCTGACGCCACCGGCGGCGGGCGCGGAGCCGCTCTCCTACGATTTCGATCCGGCCGATCCGGTGCCTACGATCGGCGGCGCGATCGCATCCGGCGCGCCGGTGATGTACGCCGGTGGCTATGACCAGCGCGAGACGGCGGAGTTGTTCGGCGCACGCCATCCCGGTCGTGCGCTGGCCGATCGAGACGATGTGCTGGTATTCGAAACCGAGCCGCTGGCGCGCGATACGGAGGTGACGGGCAGCATCGTCGCGCATCTCCACGTCAGTTCAACCGCCGTGGACACCGATTTCACGATCAAGCTGGTCGATGTCTATCCGGCGAACGCGGATTATCCTGAGGGCTATGCGCTCAACCTCGCGCATGGCATCCTGCGCGCGCGCTTCCGCAACTCGTTCGAACATCCGCAGCCGTTGGAGCCCGGAAAGGTCCATGCCGTCACCATCCGGGCGTTTCCCACCAGCAACCTGTTTCGCGCGGGCAATCGCATCCGCGTGGAAGTGTCGAGCAGCAACTTCCCGCACTTCGATGTCAATCCGAACAGCGACTGGCGCGTGCCCGATGCCCCGGCGCAGATCGCGCGCAACAGCATCTTCGTCGATCGCCGTTATCCGTCGCGCGTCGTCCTGCCGATCGTGCCTGACGCGGACGGCTGA
- a CDS encoding LysR substrate-binding domain-containing protein, whose amino-acid sequence MRPETNRPLLTLGVRALETLAEVMRTGSATAAAANLGMTQPGVSRTLAQLERAIGFDLFYRDRGKLVPTKDGRLLAEEVEFALAGLQRVANLAADIADSAAGELSVVAPPSFAEGVLPTIVANFLQKHPGVRFNLDTRSLETSRAMIATRVVDCGFMKMPVAGDDLHCEPLVSSDSACVLPARHPLAAHEVLTPDLLRDEPLILLGSGRQWRIQVDQAFAGYHLRPMVAVETHTHGSACALAARGVGIALVNRLLARSYLREDLVMRTFAPPIVHQYAFVTSINLRGSLLVSAFLDEARAALSNIAPAA is encoded by the coding sequence ATGAGGCCGGAGACCAACCGGCCGTTGCTAACGTTAGGCGTGCGTGCGCTCGAAACGCTGGCGGAGGTGATGCGCACGGGTTCCGCCACGGCGGCGGCGGCAAACCTCGGCATGACGCAGCCAGGGGTGAGCCGCACGCTGGCGCAGCTCGAGCGCGCGATCGGCTTCGATCTTTTCTATCGCGATCGCGGCAAATTGGTGCCTACCAAGGACGGCCGGCTGCTCGCTGAAGAAGTGGAGTTCGCGCTCGCCGGGCTGCAGCGCGTCGCGAATCTTGCCGCCGATATCGCCGATTCGGCTGCGGGCGAGTTGAGCGTCGTCGCACCCCCCAGCTTCGCTGAGGGCGTGCTGCCGACGATCGTCGCCAATTTCCTGCAAAAGCACCCTGGCGTGCGCTTCAACCTCGATACCCGCAGCCTGGAAACGAGCCGCGCGATGATCGCCACGCGCGTCGTCGATTGCGGGTTTATGAAGATGCCGGTCGCGGGTGACGACCTGCATTGCGAGCCGCTGGTATCCAGCGATTCGGCCTGCGTGCTGCCGGCGCGTCATCCGCTTGCGGCGCATGAGGTGCTGACGCCCGATTTGCTGCGTGACGAGCCGCTGATCCTGCTCGGTTCCGGGCGGCAATGGCGCATCCAGGTCGATCAGGCGTTCGCCGGCTACCACCTGCGCCCGATGGTCGCGGTGGAGACGCACACCCATGGCTCAGCCTGCGCGCTCGCCGCGCGCGGGGTGGGGATCGCGCTGGTCAACCGCCTGCTCGCCCGCAGCTATCTGCGGGAGGATCTGGTGATGCGTACCTTCGCACCGCCGATCGTCCACCAATATGCCTTTGTGACATCGATCAACCTGCGCGGATCGCTGCTCGTTTCCGCGTTTCTCGACGAAGCGCGTGCCGCGCTCTCGAATATCGCGCCGGCTGCTTGA
- a CDS encoding DsrE family protein, with protein sequence MYRNLWLAASLALCMSSGSAMAADPQHPVLPNYGTIVPMPDAKERPDPSLRYRVLFEITKGAPTPDRLNPSLEKVARFLNLLGADGVRPAPGDVVVIVHGPATSLVMTDAAYAERNKVDKNPNLPLIDALRGAGVSVRVCSQALAGNHIAPAQVADKIEIDVSALTTLAALQLRGWALIPD encoded by the coding sequence ATGTACAGGAACTTATGGCTGGCCGCATCGCTGGCGCTCTGCATGTCGAGCGGAAGCGCCATGGCCGCAGACCCGCAGCACCCCGTCCTTCCAAACTATGGCACGATCGTGCCGATGCCCGATGCGAAAGAGCGGCCCGATCCGTCGCTGCGCTATCGCGTATTGTTCGAAATCACCAAGGGCGCCCCTACGCCGGATCGACTGAACCCCAGCCTTGAGAAGGTCGCGCGCTTCCTCAATCTGCTCGGCGCCGATGGCGTGCGCCCCGCACCGGGCGACGTCGTGGTCATCGTCCACGGGCCAGCTACGTCATTGGTCATGACGGATGCTGCCTATGCCGAACGGAACAAGGTCGACAAAAATCCCAATCTGCCACTGATCGATGCATTGCGCGGCGCCGGCGTTTCGGTGCGCGTCTGCAGCCAGGCGCTTGCGGGCAATCACATCGCCCCCGCCCAGGTCGCGGACAAAATCGAGATTGACGTGTCCGCGCTCACGACGCTGGCAGCGCTTCAACTCAGGGGTTGGGCGCTGATCCCGGACTGA
- a CDS encoding metalloregulator ArsR/SmtB family transcription factor → MSKNVDRGRADAMVERLRAFAQPQRLMVLAILLDGEQTVGEIETATGIGQPALSQQLAELRRAGLVATRRAARQVHYSIADEDTEERVRILFAAFSAVKPVARAKHAEAKRQRVPSSPIGAASFARIG, encoded by the coding sequence ATGAGCAAGAACGTCGATCGCGGCCGCGCCGATGCGATGGTCGAGCGGCTACGGGCGTTCGCTCAGCCGCAGCGGCTGATGGTTCTCGCCATATTGCTCGACGGGGAGCAAACCGTGGGCGAGATCGAAACAGCAACCGGCATCGGCCAGCCGGCGCTCAGTCAGCAACTCGCCGAACTGCGTCGAGCGGGGCTGGTGGCGACACGGCGCGCGGCGCGGCAGGTTCACTACAGCATCGCCGACGAGGACACCGAGGAACGGGTGCGCATATTGTTTGCGGCATTCAGCGCGGTAAAACCCGTGGCGCGCGCCAAACACGCGGAGGCCAAGCGTCAGCGGGTACCGTCGAGCCCGATTGGCGCCGCGTCGTTCGCCCGTATCGGATGA
- a CDS encoding peroxiredoxin gives MDEATPPLRPLRIGDVAPNFTARTTKGEVSLQQYRGQWLVFFSHPADFTPVCTSEFIALARAASDFAAIDCALLGLSVDSLYSHVAWLRSIHELTGIEVPFPVVEDPSMAVGRAYGMLDASASDSSAVRATYFIDPEGVIRAMNWYPMNVGRSVEEMLRTVQALQRAADGTAFTPAGWRPGDEVLLPPQLPVDGSADWFHRLRPDR, from the coding sequence ATGGACGAAGCAACCCCACCCCTCCGCCCCCTGCGCATCGGTGACGTCGCGCCGAATTTCACCGCGCGGACCACCAAGGGCGAGGTGAGCCTCCAGCAATATCGCGGGCAATGGCTGGTATTTTTCTCGCACCCGGCGGACTTTACGCCGGTGTGCACGAGCGAGTTCATCGCGCTTGCCCGCGCGGCATCCGATTTCGCGGCGATTGACTGCGCGCTGCTGGGCCTGTCCGTCGACAGTCTTTACTCACATGTCGCCTGGCTACGCTCGATCCATGAACTGACGGGCATCGAGGTGCCCTTCCCGGTCGTCGAGGATCCTTCGATGGCCGTCGGGCGCGCCTATGGAATGCTCGATGCGAGCGCCTCCGATTCTTCCGCAGTACGCGCGACTTATTTCATCGATCCCGAAGGCGTGATCCGCGCGATGAACTGGTATCCCATGAACGTAGGGCGCTCGGTCGAAGAGATGCTGCGCACAGTTCAGGCGCTCCAGCGGGCGGCAGATGGCACCGCGTTTACGCCGGCGGGGTGGCGTCCCGGCGATGAAGTGCTCCTGCCCCCCCAGCTTCCGGTCGATGGCTCAGCGGACTGGTTCCACCGGCTAAGGCCGGATCGATGA
- a CDS encoding MBL fold metallo-hydrolase produces MSTDPHLEWASAQVDATLGGAPAPDVRAFFDEQTNSVSYVISDPGTGRAAIIDSVLHYDPAAARTGTAPADAIIADVRDRGLTVDWLLETHVHADHLSAAPYLQKALGGQLAIGRAITRVQDVFGKMFNAGTEFARDGSDFDRLFDDGDRFAIGGLEATVLHVPGHTPADLAFVIGDAAFIGDTLFMPDYGTARADFPGGDARDLYRSIRRLLRLPDRTRLFLCHDYKAPGREDYAWETTIAAQRTGNVHVHEGVDEDAFVTMRAARDATLAVPRLMLPSIQVNMRGGRLPEPEANGTRYLRIPLDVL; encoded by the coding sequence ATGTCCACCGATCCACATCTCGAATGGGCGTCTGCGCAGGTCGACGCGACGCTCGGCGGCGCTCCTGCACCCGATGTTCGCGCCTTTTTCGACGAGCAGACCAACAGCGTCAGTTACGTCATTTCCGATCCCGGAACGGGTCGCGCGGCGATCATCGATAGCGTGCTTCATTACGACCCGGCGGCGGCGCGAACGGGCACCGCGCCAGCGGACGCGATCATCGCCGATGTGCGTGATCGCGGGCTGACTGTTGATTGGCTGCTGGAAACCCATGTCCATGCCGATCACCTTTCGGCCGCGCCATATCTCCAGAAGGCGCTCGGAGGGCAGCTCGCGATCGGTCGCGCGATCACGCGTGTCCAGGATGTATTCGGCAAGATGTTTAACGCCGGCACCGAGTTCGCGCGCGATGGCTCCGATTTCGACCGGCTGTTCGACGATGGAGACCGGTTCGCGATCGGTGGGCTCGAAGCCACGGTGCTCCACGTTCCCGGCCATACCCCGGCGGACCTGGCCTTTGTGATCGGCGATGCCGCTTTCATCGGCGATACGCTGTTCATGCCGGACTATGGCACCGCGCGTGCGGATTTTCCGGGCGGAGATGCGCGTGATCTCTATCGCTCGATCCGGCGCCTGTTGCGGCTGCCCGATCGAACCCGGCTGTTCCTCTGTCACGATTACAAGGCGCCGGGCCGTGAGGATTATGCGTGGGAAACCACGATTGCGGCGCAGCGCACGGGCAATGTCCATGTCCATGAGGGCGTGGACGAAGATGCGTTCGTTACCATGCGCGCCGCGCGTGACGCGACGCTGGCCGTGCCCCGGCTGATGCTGCCCTCCATTCAGGTGAACATGCGCGGCGGGCGACTGCCGGAGCCCGAAGCGAACGGCACGCGCTACCTGCGCATTCCGCTGGACGTGCTCTGA